The following coding sequences lie in one Drosophila sulfurigaster albostrigata strain 15112-1811.04 chromosome 2R, ASM2355843v2, whole genome shotgun sequence genomic window:
- the LOC133837290 gene encoding aldo-keto reductase family 1 member B1-like gives MASNQFLTLNSGHKMPIIGLGTWQASDEEVEAAIDVALEAGYRHIDTAPIYRNEKAIGRVLKRWLDAGKVKREELFIVTKLPPTANRASDVAATIKKSLADLQLDYVDIYLIHTPISVLTNEDGSIKLDADGIMEPDLTSDITTTWTEMEKVVASGQAKSIGVSNFDQEQLERVLKIAKIRPATNQFEHHVYLQQRDLVDFCKAQGIVVTAYSPLGSKGIAKYNAVVGLVRDLPDLMDIPDVKQIAAAHGKTPAQVLLRWIIDRDIVVIPKSTNPERLKQNLDVFDFKLTAEESAKLSKLDQNFRVCDFSLLRGCERHPEFRFKNQYTK, from the exons ATGGCGAGCAATCAGTTCTTGACTCTTAACAGCGGCCATAAAATGCCCATCATTGGCCTTGGTACCTGGCAG GCATCTGATGAAGAAGTCGAAGCCGCAATCGATGTCGCTCTTGAGGCGGGCTACAGACATATCGATACGGCGCCAATCTACCGCAATGAGAAGGCCATTGGACGTGTCCTTAAACGTTGGCTGGATGCCGGCAAAGTGAAGCGTGAGGAGCTCTTCATTGTGACCAAACTGCCACCCACAG CCAATCGCGCAAGTGATGTGGCCGCAACTATTAAGAAATCGCTGGCTGATCTGCAGCTGGACTACGTGGACATCTACCTCATTCACACCCCCATCTCCGTTTTGACCAATGAAGATGGCAGCATTAAGTTGGATGCGGATGGAATAATGGAACCTGATTTAACATCTGATATTACCACCACATGGACCGAAATGGAGAAAGTGGTGGCCAGTGGTCAGGCCAAGTCCATTGGTGTTTCCAACTTTGATCAGGAGCAGTTGGAGCGAGTGCTCAAAATCGCCAAGATTCGTCCAGCTACCAATCAGTTCGAACACCATGTCTACCTGCAACAACGCGACCTCGTTGACTTCTGCAAAGCGCAGGGCATCGTCGTCACAGCTTATTCTCCTCTTGGTTCCAAGGGTATTGCCAAGTACAACGCTGTCGTAGGATTGGTGCGTGATTTGCCCGATCTGATGGACATTCCCGACGTCAAACAGATTGCCGCTGCCCATGGCAAGACCCCAGCTCAAGTGCTTCTCCGCTGGATCATTGACCGCGACATCGTCGTCATCCCCAAGAGCACGAATCCAGAGCGCTTGAAGCAGAACCTTGATGTGTTTGACTTTAAGCTAACGGCAGAGGAATCTGCCAAGCTCTCCAAGCTTGATCAGAACTTCCGCGTCTGTGATTTTTCTTTGCTCCGTGGTTGCGAGCGTCATCCTGAGTTCAGATTCAAGAACCAATACACTAAGTAA
- the LOC133837175 gene encoding aldo-keto reductase family 1 member B1-like, producing the protein MASNQFLTLNSGHKMPIIGLGTWQASDAEVEAAIDAALEAGYRHIDTAPVYLNEKAIGRALKRWLDSGKVKREELFIVTKLPTSANRARDVEATLKKSLADLQLDYVDIYLIHSPVSAEANADGSLKFGADGLMVPDLEADITTTWTAMEKLVPSGLAKSIGVSNFDQEQLERVLKVAKIPPATNQIEHHVYLQQRDLVDFCKAKGIVITAYSPLGSKGLIKVNASAGINRELPNLFDIPEVKEIAAAHGKTPAQVLLRWIVDNGIVIIPKSTNPERLKQNLNVFDFKLTSEEVAKLSTLDQNFRVCDWSLLPGVQRHPEYKF; encoded by the exons ATGGCAAGCAATCAGTTTTTGACACTTAACAGTGGCCACAAAATGCCCATCATTGGCCTAGGCACTTGGCAG GCATCTGATGCCGAAGTTGAGGCCGCAATCGACGCCGCTCTTGAGGCGGGCTACAGACATATTGATACGGCTCCTGTCTACCTCAATGAGAAGGCTATTGGTCGAGCCCTAAAACGTTGGCTGGATTCCGGCAAGGTGAAGCGTGAAGAGCTCTTCATTGTGACCAAGCTGCCAACTTCTG CCAATCGTGCTAGAGATGTGGAAGCCACTCTTAAGAAATCTCTGGCCGATTTGCAGTTGGATTATGTGGACATCTACCTAATTCACTCACCCGTGTCCGCTGAGGCCAATGCAGATGGCAGCCTCAAGTTTGGTGCCGACGGTTTAATGGTCCCTGATTTAGAAGCCGATATTACCACCACCTGGACTGCAATGGAGAAGCTCGTGCCCAGTGGACTGGCCAAGTCTATTGGTGTTTCCAACTTTGACCAGGAGCAGCTGGAGCGCGTGCTCAAGGTTGCCAAGATTCCTCCAGCTACCAATCAGATCGAGCATCATGTCTACCTGCAACAACGCGACCTCGTTGACTTCTGCAAGGCGAAAGGCATCGTCATCACAGCTTATTCTCCTCTAGGATCCAAGGGGCTCATTAAGGTCAATGCTTCCGCTGGTATAAACCGTGAACTTCCCAATCTGTTTGACATTCCCGAAGTGAAGgaaattgctgctgctcatggCAAGACCCCAGCTCAAGTGCTTCTTCGTTGGATCGTTGACAATGGCATTGTTATTATTCCAAAGAGTACCAATCCCGAACGTTTGAAGCAGAATCTTAATGTGTTCGATTTTAAGCTGACGTCAGAGGAGGTGGCTAAGCTCTCAACGCTCGATCAGAACTTCCGCGTCTGTGATTGGTCTTTGCTCCCCGGTGTCCAGCGTCATCCCGAGTACAAATTCTAA
- the LOC133837920 gene encoding aldo-keto reductase family 1 member B1-like: protein MASNQFLTLNSGHKMPIIGLGTWNASDQEVEASIDAALEVGYRHIDTAPVYRNEKAIGRVLKRWLDAGKVKREELFIVTKLPTFANRASDVEATIKKSLADLQLDYVDIYLIHSPVSSVANADGSLKLDADGLMVPDLEADITTTWTAMEKLVPSGLAKSVGVSNFDQEQLERVLKVAKIPPATNQIEHHVYLQQRDLVNFCKAKGIVVTAYSPLGSNGRNKVYASAGINRELPNLFDIPEVKEIAAAHGKTPAQVLLRWIVDNGIVIIPKSLNRERLKQNLNVFDFKLTTEEVAKLSALDQNFRICDWCLLPGAQRHPEYKF from the exons ATGGCAAGCAATCAGTTTTTGACACTTAACAGTGGCCACAAAATGCCAATTATTGGCCTAGGCACTTGGAAt GCATCTGACCAAGAAGTTGAGGCCTCAATCGACGCCGCTCTTGAGGTGGGCTACAGACATATTGATACGGCTCCTGTCTACCGCAATGAGAAGGCCATTGGGCGAGTCCTTAAACGTTGGCTGGATGCCGGCAAGGTGAAACGTGAAGAGCTTTTTATTGTGACCAAGCTACCAACCTTTG CCAATCGCGCAAGTGATGTGGAAGCCACTATTAAGAAATCGCTAGCCGATCTGCAGTTGGATTATGTGGATATCTACCTCATTCACTCACCCGTGTCCTCTGTGGCTAATGCAGATGGCAGCCTCAAGCTTGATGCCGATGGTTTAATGGTACCAGATTTAGAAGCCGATATTACCACCACCTGGACTGCAATGGAGAAACTCGTGCCCAGTGGACTGGCCAAGTCTGTTGGCGTTTCCAACTTTGACCAGGAGCAGCTGGAGCGCGTGCTCAAGGTTGCCAAGATTCCTCCAGCTACCAATCAGATCGAACATCATGTCTACCTGCAACAACGCGACCTCGTTAACTTCTGCAAAGCGAAGGGCATCGTCGTCACAGCTTATTCTCCTCTAGGATCCAACGGACGCAATAAGGTCTATGCTTCCGCTGGTATAAACCGCGAACTTCCCAATCTGTTTGACATTCCCGAAGTGAAGgaaattgctgctgctcatggCAAGACCCCAGCTCAAGTGCTTCTCCGTTGGATCGTTGACAATGGCATCGTTATCATTCCCAAGAGCTTGAATCGCGAACGTTTGAAGCAGAACCTTAATGTGTTCGATTTTAAGCTGACAACCGAAGAGGTAGCGAAGCTCTCAGCACTCGACCAGAACTTCCGCATTTGTGATTGGTGTTTGCTCCCCGGTGCCCAGCGTCATCCCGAGTACAAATTCTAA
- the LOC133837288 gene encoding 1,5-anhydro-D-fructose reductase-like isoform X1 → MAQNTQLLTLNNGHKMPMIGLGTLQASDEEIEVAIDAALEAGYRHIDTAPRYRNEKAIGRVLKRWLDSGKVKREELFIVTKLPLTANAPSDVLPIIRKSLADLQLDYVDMFLIHMPFTLMANEDGSIKKDEQGLMIPDLRTNHAATWVEMEKLVANGLAKSIGVSNFDQEQVGRLLKTAKIRPATNQIEHHVYLQQRELVDFCKAEGIAITAYAPLGSRGLAKFTASLGLPRELPDLMDVPEVREIAAAHRKTPAQVLLRWIVDNGIIAIPKSANPERLRQNLDIFDFKLTDEEIAKLVKLDENFRIFDCAWIHGAEGHPEFRFKNKFTN, encoded by the exons atGGCACAAAACACTCAGCTCTTGACACTCAACAATGGCCACAAAATGCCCATGATTGGCCTAGGCACTTTGCAG GCTTCTGATGAGGAAATCGAAGTTGCAATCGACGCAGCTCTTGAAGCGGGCTATAGACACATTGACACAGCTCCTCGATACCGCAATGAAAAAGCGATTGGACGTGTTCTCAAACGTTGGCTGGACTCCGGCAAAGTGAAGCGTGAGGAGCTCTTCATTGTGACCAAGTTGCCACTTACTG CCAACGCTCCCAGTGACGTTCTTCCCATCATTAGGAAATCGCTAGCCGATCTACAATTGGACTATGTGGACATGTTTCTCATTCACATGCCCTTTACTCTGATGGCCAACGAGGATGGAAGTATCAAGAAGGATGAGCAAGGACTAATGATTCCTGATTTAAGAACAAATCATGCCGCCACCTGGGTGGAAATGGAGAAGTTAGTGGCTAATGGTCTGGCCAAGTCCATTGGCGTCTCCAACTTTGACCAGGAGCAAGTTGGGCGTCTTTTGAAGACCGCCAAGATTCGTCCAGCCACCAATCAGATCGAACATCATGTGTACCTACAACAAAGAGAACTGGTTGACTTCTGCAAAGCGGAGGGCATCGCAATCACAGCCTATGCTCCTCTAGGATCCAGGGGTCTCGCAAAATTCACTGCGAGCCTTGGCTTACCACGTGAACTCCCTGATCTTATGGATGTTCCTGAAGTAAGAGAGATTGCTGCCGCTCATCGGAAGACACCAGCTCAAGTCCTTCTGCGTTGGATCGTTGACAATGGTATTATAGCTATTCCAAAGAGCGCAAATCCAGAGCGTTTAAGACAAAACCTTGACATCTTTGACTTTAAACTGACGGATGAAGAAATAGCCAAGCTCGTAAAACTCGATGAAAACTTCCGCATCTTTGACTGTGCCTGGATCCACGG TGCCGAGGGCCATCCCGAGTTTAGGTTCAAAAACAAGTTCACAAACTAA
- the LOC133837288 gene encoding aldo-keto reductase family 1 member A1-like isoform X2: MAQNTQLLTLNNGHKMPMIGLGTLQEIEVAIDAALEAGYRHIDTAPRYRNEKAIGRVLKRWLDSGKVKREELFIVTKLPLTANAPSDVLPIIRKSLADLQLDYVDMFLIHMPFTLMANEDGSIKKDEQGLMIPDLRTNHAATWVEMEKLVANGLAKSIGVSNFDQEQVGRLLKTAKIRPATNQIEHHVYLQQRELVDFCKAEGIAITAYAPLGSRGLAKFTASLGLPRELPDLMDVPEVREIAAAHRKTPAQVLLRWIVDNGIIAIPKSANPERLRQNLDIFDFKLTDEEIAKLVKLDENFRIFDCAWIHGAEGHPEFRFKNKFTN; the protein is encoded by the exons atGGCACAAAACACTCAGCTCTTGACACTCAACAATGGCCACAAAATGCCCATGATTGGCCTAGGCACTTTGCAG GAAATCGAAGTTGCAATCGACGCAGCTCTTGAAGCGGGCTATAGACACATTGACACAGCTCCTCGATACCGCAATGAAAAAGCGATTGGACGTGTTCTCAAACGTTGGCTGGACTCCGGCAAAGTGAAGCGTGAGGAGCTCTTCATTGTGACCAAGTTGCCACTTACTG CCAACGCTCCCAGTGACGTTCTTCCCATCATTAGGAAATCGCTAGCCGATCTACAATTGGACTATGTGGACATGTTTCTCATTCACATGCCCTTTACTCTGATGGCCAACGAGGATGGAAGTATCAAGAAGGATGAGCAAGGACTAATGATTCCTGATTTAAGAACAAATCATGCCGCCACCTGGGTGGAAATGGAGAAGTTAGTGGCTAATGGTCTGGCCAAGTCCATTGGCGTCTCCAACTTTGACCAGGAGCAAGTTGGGCGTCTTTTGAAGACCGCCAAGATTCGTCCAGCCACCAATCAGATCGAACATCATGTGTACCTACAACAAAGAGAACTGGTTGACTTCTGCAAAGCGGAGGGCATCGCAATCACAGCCTATGCTCCTCTAGGATCCAGGGGTCTCGCAAAATTCACTGCGAGCCTTGGCTTACCACGTGAACTCCCTGATCTTATGGATGTTCCTGAAGTAAGAGAGATTGCTGCCGCTCATCGGAAGACACCAGCTCAAGTCCTTCTGCGTTGGATCGTTGACAATGGTATTATAGCTATTCCAAAGAGCGCAAATCCAGAGCGTTTAAGACAAAACCTTGACATCTTTGACTTTAAACTGACGGATGAAGAAATAGCCAAGCTCGTAAAACTCGATGAAAACTTCCGCATCTTTGACTGTGCCTGGATCCACGG TGCCGAGGGCCATCCCGAGTTTAGGTTCAAAAACAAGTTCACAAACTAA
- the LOC133837287 gene encoding 1,5-anhydro-D-fructose reductase-like has product MAQNIPFLTLNDGNKMPVIGIGTWQDSDEEVETAIDAALEAGYRHIDTAPRYRNEKAIGRVLKRWLDSGKVKREELFIVTKLPLNANAPSDVEPIIRKSLADLQLDYVDMFLIHSPFTLIASEDGGVKKDEQGLMIPDLRTNHAATWVEMEKLVPNGLARSIGISNFDQEQVERLLKTAKIRPATNQIDHHVYLQQRELVDFCKAEGVAITAYSPLGSKGLAKLNASVGIARDLPDLMDIPVVKEIAAAHGKTPAQVLLRWVIDTGVIAIPKSSNPERLRQNFDIFDFKLTEEEIAKLLKLDQNFRICDMALLRGVERHPEFRFKNEFTQ; this is encoded by the exons atggCACAAAACATTCCATTCTTGACTCTCAACGACGGCAATAAAATGCCAGTGATTGGCATTGGCACCTGGCAG GATTCTGACGAGGAAGTTGAAACTGCAATCGACGCTGCTCTTGAAGCGGGCTACAGACACATTGACACAGCTCCTCGATACCGCAATGAGAAGGCGATTGGACGAGTCCTTAAGCGTTGGTTGGACTCCGGCAAAGTGAAACGTGAGGAGCTCTTCATTGTGACCAAGTTGCCACTTAATG CCAACGCTCCCAGTGACGTTGAACCAATCATTAGGAAATCCCTGGCCGATCTGCAGCTGGACTATGTGGACATGTTTCTCATACACTCGCCCTTCACTTTAATCGCCAGTGAGGACGGTGGAGTTAAGAAGGATGAGCAAGGACTAATGATTCCTGATTTAAGAACAAATCATGCCGCCACCTGGGTTGAAATGGAGAAGTTGGTTCCTAATGGTCTGGCCAGGTCCATTGGAATCTCTAACTTTGACCAAGAGCAAGTTGAACGACTTTTGAAGACCGCCAAGATTCGTCCAGCCACCAATCAGATTGATCACCACGTTTATCTCCAACAAAGGGAACTGGTTGACTTCTGCAAGGCTGAAGGAGTCGCCATCACTGCTTATTCTCCCCTAGGATCTAAGGGTCTCGCAAAGTTGAATGCTAGCGTTGGCATAGCTCGTGATTTGCCCGATCTTATGGATATACCTGTAGTGAAAgagattgctgctgctcatggCAAGACTCCAGCTCAAGTGCTTCTTCGTTGGGTCATTGATACTGGTGTTATAGCTATTCCCAAGAGCTCAAATCCAGAACGTTTGAGGCAAAACTTTGACATTTTTGACTTTAAACTGACGGAAGAGGAAATCGCCAAGCTCTTAAAACTAGATCAGAACTTCCGCATCTGTGACATGGCTTTGCTTCGTGGGGTCGAACGTCATCCCGAGTTTAGATTTAAGAACGAATTTACACAGTAA
- the LOC133837283 gene encoding tRNA dimethylallyltransferase gives MLRKVPLIVILGSTGTGKTKLSLELAERFGGEIISADSMQVYTNLDIATAKATKEEQSRATHHLLDVATPTEPFTVTHFRNAALPIIEQLLAKSKPPIVVGGTNYYIESLLWDTLINTQDEQATDEHEQLLDSLTTLELHKYLAQIDASSANRIHPNNRRKIERAIEVYRSTGQTLTAKLQEQRQQPGGNRLGGPLRYPHIILLWLRCQQDVLNERLDKRVDGMLQQGLLAELRQFHDRYKGVTAEYTKGVLQTIGYKEFVPYLEKYNAEQDAKLETYLQLHQYQLPSKEQLLTMTEDEAQLAESLQLLSSCCEELKLVTRRYSKKQLKWINNRFLASKDRQVPDLYELDTSNVAAWQEQVFKRAECIIESYRQEQICEIEPMAKRVHPGADLDEETSNFCGICERHFIGEYQWQLHLKSNKHKRRRESKRRKEREAEAEAATKASQIQTPIEAAAADKEA, from the coding sequence ATGCTGCGAAAAGTGCCATTGATTGTTATACTGGGCTCCACGGGAACGGGCAAGACGAAACTATCCCTAGAGCTAGCCGAACGTTTTGGCGGCGAAATCATCAGCGCCGATTCAATGCAAGTTTACACAAATCTGGACATTGCCACAGCGAAGGCAACCAAGGAGGAGCAGTCACGTGCCACACATCATTTACTGGACGTAGCAACACCTACAGAGCCTTTTACAGTGACGCACTTTCGCAATGCGGCGTTGCCCATCATCGAGCAATTGCTGGCCAAATCGAAGCCACCAATTGTGGTGGGCGGCACCAATTACTACATCGAATCCCTGCTCTGGGATACATTGATTAACACACAAGATGAGCAGGCCACAGACGAACATGAGCAGCTATTAGACAGTCTGACAACACTGGAGCTACACAAATACTTGGCCCAGATTGACGCAAGCAGCGCAAATCGCATACATCCGAATAATCGACGCAAGATCGAACGTGCCATTGAAGTATATCGAAGCACCGGCCAGACTTTGACTGCCAAGCTGCAGGAGCAGCGTCAGCAGCCAGGTGGCAATCGCTTAGGCGGTCCACTGCGTTATCCACACATTATACTGCTCTGGCTGCGCTGTCAACAGGATGTGCTCAATGAGCGGTTGGACAAGCGTGTGGATGGCATGCTGCAGCAGGGATTGCTGGCAGAGTTGCGACAATTCCACGACAGGTACAAGGGAGTGACAGCCGAATACACCAAAGGAGTGTTGCAGACAATTGGCTACAAAGAATTTGTGCCTTATTTGGAGAAGTACAATGCAGAGCAGGATGCAAAATTGGAGACATATTTACAGTTGCATCAATACCAACTGCCCAGCAAGGAGCAGCTCTTGACTATGACTGAAGATGAGGCACAGCTGGCTGAAAGTTTGCAGCTGCTGAGTAGTTGTTGCGAGGAGCTGAAGCTGGTGACGCGTCGCTActcaaaaaaacaattgaagtGGATAAATAATCGCTTCTTGGCCAGCAAAGATCGTCAGGTGCCCGATCTCTACGAGTTGGACACGAGTAATGTGGCTGCTTGGCAAGAGCAGGTATTTAAGCGTGCCGAGTGTATCATTGAGAGCTATCGTCAGGAGCAGATCTGTGAGATTGAGCCGATGGCAAAGCGTGTGCATCCTGGCGCTGATCTCGACGAGGAGACGAGCAACTTTTGTGGCATCTGCGAGCGTCACTTCATTGGTGAATATCAAtggcaattgcatttgaagtccaacaaacacaaacgaCGTCGAGAGTCAAAGCGACGCAAGGAACGGGAAGCAGAGGCGGAGGCAGCGACGAAAGCGTCTCAGATTCAGACCCCAATcgaagctgcagctgctgataAGGAGGCGTAA
- the LOC133837303 gene encoding aldo-keto reductase family 1 member A1-like yields the protein MTTNQYLTLNNGYKMPLIGLGTWQASGEEVENAIDAALEAGYRHIDTAARYGNESAIGKVLKRWLDAGKVKREELFIVTKLPPTANAPSDVLPVITKSLADLQLDYVDMFLIHTPFSVTTNTDGSVTRDAQGLMVPDLSTNHGATWVEMEKLVANGKVKSIGISNFDEEQIGRLLKTAKIRPATNQIEHHVYLQQRDLINYCKAQGIAVTAYSPLGSRGIAKFNASFGMVRELPDLIEIPEVKEIAAAHGKSPAQVLLRWIVDTGNIAIPKSTNAARLRENLNIFDFKLTEAEVAKLLALDQNLRVCDFTLFHGCEVHPEFRFKNIYNK from the exons atgacgACCAATCAGTATTTGACACTCAACAATGGCTACAAAATGCCTTTGATTGGCCTTGGCACCTGGCag gCATCCGGAGAGGAGGTTGAAAATGCCATCGATGCAGCTCTCGAGGCGGGTTACAGACATATCGATACGGCTGCCAGATATGGCAATGAGTCGGCTATTGGTAAAGTGCTGAAACGTTGGTTGGACGCCGGCAAAGTGAAGCGTGAGGAGCTCTTCATTGTGACCAAATTGCCACCCACAG CCAACGCACCCAGTGACGTTCTTCCCGTTATTACGAAATCGCTGGCCGATCTTCAGCTGGACTATGTGGATATGTTTCTCATTCACACGCCCTTCAGCGTGACCACCAATACAGATGGCAGCGTCACGAGAGACGCTCAAGGTCTGATGGTCCCCGATTTGAGCACCAATCATGGCGCTACCTGggtggaaatggaaaagttGGTAGCCAACGGCAAGGTTAAGTCCATTGGCATCTCTAACTTTGATGAGGAACAGATTGGTCGCTTGCTGAAGACAGCCAAGATTCGTCCAGCCACCAACCAGATCGAACATCATGTGTACCTACAACAACGTGATCTGATCAATTATTGCAAGGCGCAAGGCATCGCTGTTACTGCTTACTCCCCACTGGGATCCAGAGGCATCGCCAAGTTCAATGCCAGCTTTGGCATGGTGCGTGAACTGCCCGATTTGATTGAAATCCCTGAGGTCAAGGAGATTGCCGCTGCCCATGGCAAGTCACCAGCTCAAGTGCTTCTCCGTTGGATCGTTGATACTGGCAACATTGCAATTCCCAAGAGCACAAATGCGGCACGTTTGAGGGAGAACCTCAATATATTTGACTTCAAACTGACTGAGGCAGAAGTGGCCAAACTTTTGGCTCTGGATCAAAACTTACGTGTCTGTGATTTCACTTTATTCCATGG cTGCGAGGTGCATCCCGAGTTCAGATTTAAGaacatttacaacaaataa
- the LOC133837286 gene encoding LOW QUALITY PROTEIN: 1,5-anhydro-D-fructose reductase-like (The sequence of the model RefSeq protein was modified relative to this genomic sequence to represent the inferred CDS: deleted 1 base in 1 codon): MAQNTQLLTLNNGHKMPMIGIGTWQASDAEIEVAIEAALEAGYRHIDTASRYGNEKAIGRVLKRWLDSGRVKREDLFIVTKLPLNANAPSDVEPIIKKSLADLQLDYVDMFLIHTPFTLMASEDGGVKRDEQGLAIPDLRTNHAATWVEMEKLVANGLAKSIGVSNFDQEQVGRLLKTAKIRPATNQIEHHVYLQQKELVDFCKAEGIAITAYAPLGSKGLAKFNAGFGIVRELPDLMDVPEIKEIAAAYGKTPAQVLLRWIVDTGVIAIPKSTNPERLKQNLDIFDFKLTDEEVAKLVKLDQNFRIFNFASHHGAERHPEFRFKNEFTS, encoded by the exons atgGCACAAAACACTCAACTCTTGACTCTAAACAATGGCCACAAAATGCCTATGATCGGCATTGGCACCTGGCAG GCTTCTGATGCGGAAATCGAAGTTGCAATCGAAGCGGCTCTTGAAGCGGGTTACAGACACATTGACACAGCTTCTAGATACGGCAACGAGAAAGCGATTGGACGAGTCCTTAAACGTTGGTTGGACTCCGGCAGGGTGAAGCGTGAAGATCTCTTCATTGTGACCAAGCTCCCACTTAATG CCAACGCTCCCAGTGACGTTGAACCCATCATTAAGAAATCGCTGGCCGATCTACAATTGGACTATGTGGACATGTTTCTCATCCACACGCCCTTTACCCTTATGGCCAGTGAGGATGGTGGCGTCAAAAGGGATGAGCAAGGTCTAGCGATACCTGACTTAAGAACAAATCATGCCGCCACCTGGGTGGAAATGGAGAAGTTAGTAGCTAATGGTCTGGCCAAGTCCATTGGCGTGTCCAACTTTGACCAGGAACAAGTTGGGCGTCTTTTGAAGACCGCCAAGATTCGTCCAGCTACCAATCAGATCGAACACCACGTCTACCTCCAACAAAAAGAACTGGTTGACTTCTGCAAAGCTGAGGGCATCGCAATCACAGCCTATGCTCCTCTAGGATCTAAGGGTCTCGCTAAGTTTAATGCTGGCTTTGGCATAGTGCGAGAGCTC CCTGATCTTATGGATGTTCCCGAAATAAAAGAGATTGCAGCCGCTTATGGAAAGACACCAGCTCAAGTGCTTCTCCGTTGGATAGTGGACACTGGCGTTATAGCTATTCCTAAGAGCACGAATCCCGAGCGTTTGAAGCAAAACCTTGATATTTTTGACTTTAAACTGACGGATGAGGAAGTCGCCAAGCTCGTAAAACTGGATCAAAACTTCCGCATCTTTAACTTCGCCTCCCACCACGG TGCTGAGCGCCATCCCGAGTTCAGGTTCAAAAACGAGTTCACAAGCTAA
- the LOC133837302 gene encoding aldo-keto reductase family 1 member A1-like: MANVEFKTLNNGEKMPFIGIGTWQASDEEIETAIDAALEAGYRHIDTAPVYGNEQAIGRVLKRWLDAGKVKREELFIVTKLPPVANGPSDVEPTIKKSLADLQLSYVDLYLIHTPFSLYTNEDGSFKLDEEGLMTPDLRTNHAATWVEMEKLVAEGLAKSIGVSNFDKEQVGRLLKSAKIRPATNQIEHHVYLQQRELVDFCKAEGIAITAYSPLGSRGIAAFNAAAGLVRDLPDLIEIPVVKEIAAAHGKTPAQVLLRWIIDTGVIAIPKSTNAGRLRENLNVFDFKLTDAEVAKLLALDQDLRVCDFAFFHGVERHPEFRFKNQYTK, translated from the exons ATGGCAAACGTAGAATTCAAGACTTTGAACAATGGCGAGAAAATGCCCTTCATTGGCATTGGCACCTGGCAG GCATCCGATGAGGAAATCGAAACCGCAATCGATGCAGCACTCGAAGCTGGCTACAGACACATTGATACGGCGCCAGTCTACGGCAATGAGCAGGCAATTGGCCGTGTGCTCAAGCGCTGGCTGGACGCTGGAAAGGTGAAGCGTGAGGAGCTCTTCATTGTGACAAAACTGCCACCTGTTG CGAACGGTCCCAGTGACGTTGAACCCACCATCAAGAAATCGCTGGCTGATCTGCAGCTGAGCTATGTGGACTTGTATCTCATTCACACGCCCTTCTCCTTGTACACCAACGAGGACGGCAGCTTCAAGCTGGACGAGGAAGGTCTTATGACGCCTGATTTGAGAACAAATCATGCCGCCACCTGGGTCGAAATGGAGAAGTTGGTTGCTGAAGGTCTGGCCAAGTCCATTGGCGTCTCCAACTTTGATAAGGAGCAAGTTGGACGTCTTTTGAAGTCCGCCAAGATTCGTCCAGCCACCAATCAGATCGAACATCATGTGTACCTTCAGCAAAGGGAACTGGTTGACTTCTGCAAGGCGGAGGGCATCGCCATCACTGCTTATTCTCCCCTAGGATCCAGGGGTATTGCCGCGTTCAACGCTGCCGCTGGATTGGTTCGTGATTTGCCTGATTTGATTGAAATCCCCGTGGTCAAGGAGATTGCCGCTGCCCATGGCAAGACACCAGCTCAAGTGCTTCTCCGTTGGATCATTGATACGGGCGTTATAGCTATTCCTAAGAGCACGAATGCTGGACGTTTGAGGGAGAACCTCAATGTCTTTGATTTTAAGCTGACAGACGCAGAGGTGGCTAAACTTTTGGCTCTGGATCAGGACTTGCGCGTCTGCGACTTTGCTTTCTTCCATGG TGTCGAGCGTCACCCCGAGTTCAGATTCAagaatcaatataccaaataa